Proteins encoded together in one Oceanobacillus iheyensis HTE831 window:
- a CDS encoding class F sortase, producing the protein MFRLIISFMLLFLVACSQDNQSSSSDRSSSSSQQENDTYVPLEYNTDINDDEDDTSSSSIIKDKQYNITPSEINIDSINVSSSVESVGLLENGEMAVPEDFTKTGWFDLGTNPGNRGSAVIAGHVDDKTGPGVFFDLDKLKKDDEIEVIGEDGKKLTFKVVDTEVFHKDNAPIEDIFGYTSRRMLNLITCIGTFDHSIGGRTERLVVYTELVEEDIE; encoded by the coding sequence ATGTTTCGTCTAATAATCAGTTTTATGTTACTTTTTTTAGTCGCATGTAGCCAAGATAATCAATCATCTTCATCTGACAGATCCAGTTCCTCTTCACAACAGGAAAATGATACGTATGTACCATTAGAATATAATACAGATATAAATGATGATGAGGATGATACTTCCTCCTCATCTATCATTAAAGATAAACAATACAATATAACTCCTAGTGAAATTAATATAGATTCAATCAATGTTTCTTCTTCTGTTGAAAGTGTTGGTTTATTAGAAAATGGAGAAATGGCTGTCCCAGAGGATTTCACAAAAACCGGTTGGTTTGACTTAGGAACAAACCCTGGAAACCGTGGCAGTGCAGTTATTGCTGGGCACGTCGATGATAAAACTGGACCAGGAGTCTTTTTTGACCTTGATAAACTTAAAAAAGATGATGAAATTGAGGTTATTGGAGAAGATGGGAAGAAATTAACGTTTAAAGTGGTTGACACAGAAGTCTTTCATAAAGATAATGCACCAATTGAAGATATATTTGGCTATACATCTAGAAGGATGTTAAATTTAATTACCTGTATTGGAACTTTCGATCATTCTATTGGTGGTAGAACAGAAAGATTAGTCGTGTATACTGAATTAGTTGAAGAAGATATAGAATAA
- a CDS encoding aldo/keto reductase, with product MIKGLQDTFTLNNGVEMPGFGLGVYKVEDGSVAEESVRIALENGYRSIDTASFYDNEKGVGEGIKNSGVPREDIFLTSKVWNDEQGYTSTKQAFQRSLDKLGTDYLDLYLIHWPVKDTFVETWRAMEELYRDGKVKAIGVSNFHVQHLEKLFVNAEVIPAVNQVEFHPHLTQEGLRAFCRQHNIQLEAWSPLKRGQLLEEDIIQTIAKKYGKSAAQVILRWDVQHEVITIPKSITKERIIANADIFDFSLTEEEMNQIDAMNQNDRSGSNPDSFD from the coding sequence ATGATTAAAGGTTTACAAGATACATTTACGTTAAATAATGGAGTAGAGATGCCTGGATTCGGCTTAGGGGTTTATAAAGTTGAAGATGGATCGGTTGCAGAAGAGTCAGTGAGAATAGCTTTAGAAAACGGATACCGTAGTATTGATACTGCTTCATTCTATGATAATGAAAAAGGCGTAGGTGAGGGTATCAAAAATTCTGGAGTACCTCGTGAAGATATTTTTCTTACTTCTAAGGTATGGAATGATGAGCAAGGATATACTTCGACTAAGCAGGCGTTTCAACGAAGTTTAGATAAATTAGGAACGGATTATTTGGATTTATATTTAATCCATTGGCCGGTGAAGGATACTTTTGTGGAAACATGGAGGGCGATGGAAGAACTTTATCGTGACGGTAAAGTAAAAGCTATCGGTGTAAGTAATTTCCATGTACAACATTTAGAAAAGTTATTTGTGAATGCTGAAGTTATACCGGCAGTAAATCAAGTGGAATTTCATCCGCATTTAACACAAGAAGGATTACGTGCATTTTGTCGGCAACATAATATTCAATTAGAGGCTTGGTCTCCGTTGAAGCGAGGACAATTGCTAGAAGAGGATATTATTCAAACGATAGCTAAAAAATATGGTAAATCTGCAGCACAGGTGATTTTACGTTGGGATGTTCAGCATGAAGTAATCACGATACCTAAATCAATTACAAAAGAAAGAATCATAGCCAATGCAGATATCTTTGACTTTTCTTTAACAGAAGAAGAAATGAACCAGATAGATGCGATGAATCAAAATGATCGTTCCGGTAGTAATCCAGATAGTTTTGATTGA
- a CDS encoding MBL fold metallo-hydrolase has translation MLDQLGIKKVTLDLPFRLNHVNCFIGETDNGVKVMDTGLHRNQTVQRWNEELEGKRVSDIIITHYHPDHFGYAGGLQQLTGANVWMTETDERAAFSSWEKPFLQQLKDNYKLAGIPKEIATELADNTSSFYPYVTPYPIVHDYLREGEQIQFGTYEYEIICTPGHSDGLVTLYNPEKNVLLSTDHILPKITPNISYWFHGEENPLKNYLASLEKIKKLQVEWVIPSHGNPFLDANKRIQEIKKHHEDRLSFLLEEIKVETTVYEATEKLFPKKMSVHDSRFAVGETIAHLEYLRIAGECSKELTNGVYQYKTN, from the coding sequence TTGTTAGATCAGCTTGGAATTAAAAAAGTCACCTTAGATTTACCGTTTCGATTAAATCATGTAAATTGTTTTATTGGTGAAACAGATAATGGTGTGAAAGTGATGGATACAGGGCTACATCGTAACCAAACGGTACAACGGTGGAATGAAGAACTAGAAGGGAAGCGTGTTTCTGATATTATCATTACTCATTATCATCCAGATCATTTTGGCTATGCAGGGGGATTACAACAATTAACCGGAGCAAATGTATGGATGACAGAGACTGATGAGCGTGCAGCATTTTCCTCTTGGGAAAAACCATTTCTGCAACAGTTAAAAGATAATTATAAATTGGCTGGTATTCCGAAAGAAATAGCAACAGAATTAGCAGATAATACATCATCCTTTTACCCTTATGTAACTCCGTATCCAATTGTTCATGATTATTTAAGGGAAGGAGAACAAATTCAGTTTGGTACATATGAATATGAAATTATCTGTACGCCAGGTCATTCAGATGGATTAGTCACTTTGTATAATCCAGAGAAAAATGTCCTTTTATCAACAGATCATATTTTACCAAAGATAACCCCAAATATATCCTATTGGTTTCATGGTGAAGAAAATCCATTAAAAAATTATTTAGCTTCACTAGAAAAAATTAAAAAGTTACAAGTTGAATGGGTAATCCCATCTCACGGTAACCCGTTTTTAGATGCCAATAAACGAATACAAGAGATAAAAAAACACCATGAGGATCGACTATCTTTTCTCTTGGAAGAGATAAAAGTAGAAACTACTGTATATGAAGCAACTGAAAAACTGTTCCCGAAGAAAATGTCAGTTCATGATTCTCGATTTGCAGTTGGTGAGACCATTGCTCACTTAGAATATTTAAGAATAGCAGGAGAATGCAGTAAAGAGTTAACTAATGGGGTATATCAATATAAAACAAACTAA
- a CDS encoding long-chain-fatty-acid--CoA ligase: protein MLAPLTPLDWKRRAIKYYPEKIAIVDGDKSFTYKEFGHRVDQLSKGLLEKGIKEGDHVAVMLPNTHYMLECFYGICQIGAVMVPLNYRLSAKDLNYIINHSDAKLLIVDEAFTEPIEEIQNSLSLEEMIIVEVDGESTSLQGTLYEALIHHDNDKVELPIVEIDENQLMTINYTSGTTSNPKGVMLTHRSNYINAANFLYHINVSHDDRYLHTLPMFHANGWGGVWAITAAGGTHVCLRKVDPPLILDIFEEQQITMLCGAPTVVNMLVNEPKAKQLNLQSKLRMATAGSPPAAALIQKAQDILGLEMVHVYGLTETSPFILYCEWKQDFNEKSSDEQATIKARQGIELAFNGETTVIRPDGEEVLWNGEELGEIVTRGNVVMQGYYKDVEKTDAAMKDGWFHTGDLAVIHSDGFIEIRDRAKDLIISGGENISSTEVEGVLYKHPDVLEVAVIAIPDEKWGEVPLAIIVPQPHSALTEEEVITYCRENLAHFKSPKKVEFVEELPKTATGKLQKFRLRELYWERAKRVN from the coding sequence ATGCTAGCACCACTAACCCCACTAGATTGGAAACGTAGAGCTATCAAGTATTATCCGGAAAAAATAGCGATAGTTGATGGAGATAAATCATTTACGTATAAAGAATTTGGTCATCGAGTTGATCAATTATCTAAAGGTTTGCTCGAAAAAGGTATTAAAGAAGGTGACCATGTCGCTGTAATGCTTCCAAATACACATTATATGTTGGAGTGCTTTTATGGAATCTGTCAGATTGGAGCAGTCATGGTTCCATTAAACTATCGTCTATCAGCAAAAGATTTAAACTATATTATTAATCATAGTGATGCTAAGTTATTAATTGTTGATGAGGCATTCACTGAGCCTATTGAAGAAATTCAGAATAGTTTGTCCTTGGAAGAGATGATTATCGTAGAAGTTGATGGAGAGAGTACTTCCTTACAAGGTACTCTTTATGAAGCGTTAATACATCATGATAATGATAAGGTCGAATTACCAATAGTAGAAATTGATGAAAATCAGTTAATGACGATTAATTATACAAGTGGTACTACGTCGAATCCAAAGGGGGTTATGCTAACCCATCGTAGTAACTATATAAACGCAGCCAACTTCCTTTATCATATTAATGTTTCTCATGATGATCGCTATTTGCATACATTACCAATGTTTCATGCGAATGGATGGGGAGGAGTGTGGGCAATAACTGCTGCAGGTGGTACGCATGTGTGCTTGCGCAAAGTGGATCCGCCATTAATATTAGATATTTTTGAAGAACAACAGATAACCATGCTTTGCGGGGCACCTACAGTGGTTAATATGCTGGTGAATGAGCCCAAAGCAAAACAATTAAATTTACAATCGAAGCTTAGGATGGCAACCGCAGGATCTCCTCCTGCAGCGGCATTAATCCAAAAAGCACAAGATATTTTAGGATTAGAAATGGTGCATGTTTACGGACTAACAGAAACGTCACCTTTTATCTTATATTGTGAATGGAAACAAGATTTTAATGAGAAATCCTCCGATGAACAAGCAACAATTAAAGCAAGACAGGGAATTGAGCTTGCATTTAATGGTGAAACTACCGTCATTCGTCCTGATGGAGAAGAAGTTCTCTGGAATGGGGAGGAATTAGGAGAGATTGTCACTCGTGGAAATGTAGTGATGCAAGGTTATTATAAAGATGTGGAAAAAACCGATGCGGCCATGAAAGACGGATGGTTCCATACTGGAGATTTAGCTGTCATTCATTCAGATGGTTTTATAGAAATTCGGGATCGAGCAAAGGATTTAATTATTTCCGGTGGAGAGAATATTTCATCTACAGAAGTAGAGGGAGTGCTTTATAAACATCCAGATGTATTAGAAGTAGCCGTAATTGCAATTCCTGATGAAAAGTGGGGAGAAGTACCATTAGCAATCATTGTGCCACAACCACATTCAGCACTGACAGAAGAGGAAGTCATAACCTATTGCCGAGAAAATCTTGCTCACTTTAAATCTCCTAAAAAAGTTGAGTTTGTTGAAGAATTACCAAAGACAGCAACAGGAAAACTGCAAAAATTCCGTTTGCGAGAGTTGTACTGGGAAAGAGCAAAGAGAGTAAATTAA
- a CDS encoding acyl-CoA dehydrogenase family protein — protein MNLSISSSEQAELDLLRRSVETFCKQEVTPYYTNWEEQGMVPRQFWNKLGEQGFLLPEVPEEYGGLGASFLYSTTIIESFCRQGYSSIAANLSVHDTILANYFLQYGTEEQKKYYLPRMISGELVGAIAMTEPGAGSDLQRIKTTANFDEGLNGYVLNGSKTFITNGQHCDFAIVVAKTKVDVKPSKGISLFIVDAKKNGFTKGKNLEKIGLHACDTSELYFEDILLDESDILGGVNQGFSVLMNELPRERLIVANCAVASMEGVLTDTVSYVKERELFGTTLDQFQHTQFTLAELQTKVRVQRSFADECTTRCIEGNLDTATASMAKLSCTEVQGEVIDRCLQLFGGYGYMLEYPIARAYADARVQRIYGGTSEVMKLIISRELLSK, from the coding sequence ATGAATTTATCTATTTCTTCATCGGAACAGGCAGAACTAGATTTATTAAGACGTAGCGTGGAGACTTTTTGCAAACAGGAGGTCACCCCATATTATACGAACTGGGAAGAACAAGGAATGGTTCCGAGACAATTTTGGAATAAGCTTGGAGAACAAGGATTTTTACTTCCAGAAGTACCAGAAGAATATGGAGGTCTTGGTGCAAGCTTTCTTTATTCGACAACAATAATAGAGTCGTTTTGTCGACAGGGATATAGCTCGATCGCAGCAAATCTATCCGTACATGATACGATACTAGCAAACTATTTCTTGCAATATGGAACCGAAGAACAAAAGAAATATTACTTGCCGAGAATGATTTCAGGTGAATTAGTTGGTGCAATTGCAATGACTGAGCCGGGGGCGGGGAGTGACCTTCAACGGATAAAAACCACAGCCAATTTTGATGAAGGCTTAAATGGCTATGTTTTAAATGGTTCAAAAACATTTATTACGAACGGCCAGCATTGTGACTTTGCAATTGTTGTGGCGAAAACGAAAGTGGATGTAAAACCATCAAAAGGTATATCGCTATTTATCGTTGACGCAAAGAAGAATGGTTTTACTAAAGGAAAAAATCTTGAAAAAATAGGACTACATGCTTGTGATACGTCTGAATTATATTTTGAAGATATTCTTTTAGATGAGTCTGATATTCTTGGAGGAGTAAATCAAGGCTTTTCCGTGTTAATGAACGAATTACCTCGGGAACGGTTGATTGTTGCCAATTGTGCTGTTGCCTCCATGGAAGGCGTACTTACTGACACGGTGAGCTATGTGAAGGAGCGAGAGTTATTCGGAACAACCCTTGATCAATTCCAGCATACGCAATTTACATTGGCTGAATTACAAACCAAAGTACGTGTCCAACGGTCTTTTGCCGATGAATGTACAACAAGGTGTATAGAAGGGAATTTAGACACTGCTACAGCTAGTATGGCAAAACTAAGTTGTACTGAAGTTCAAGGTGAAGTGATTGATCGGTGTCTGCAGTTATTTGGAGGATATGGCTATATGCTAGAGTACCCTATAGCTCGAGCTTATGCGGATGCTCGAGTTCAACGGATTTATGGCGGTACATCGGAAGTGATGAAGCTAATTATTAGTAGAGAATTGTTGTCAAAGTAA